From the Zavarzinia compransoris genome, the window GAAGTGGCGCCCTTTGTCTATGCCGGCTGCGCGATCATGACGCCGGCCGCCTTCACCGACCTGCCCCCGGGCGCCTTTTCCCTGAACCTCCTGTGGGACCGGGCGATCGGGACCGGGCGCCTGTTCGGCCACCGGCTGGACGGCCAGTTCCTGCATGTCGGCACGATCCCTGCCATCGCCGAGGCGGAGGCCGCCCTTGCCGGCGCCCTTTGAGCGCCTGGACCCAAGCCGGCTGCCGCCGGTCACCGGCCGGCCGCGTCTGTTCACCATTCCGGCCGGGCAATCCTTCGTCGATACGCTGGCGGATACGCTCCTGGACCGGGCGGGCGCCGATCCGCTCGATCTTGCCGCCACCCTGATCCTGGTGCCGACGCGCCGCGCCGCTCGCTCGCTGCGCGAGGCGTTCCTGCGCCGCAGCCGCGGGCGCGCCGTGCTGCTGCCGCGCCTCCGCCCCCTCGGCGATGCGGACGAGGAGGAACTGACCCTGGCCGGGCGCGAGGACACCCTGGACCTGCCCCCGGCGATCGAGCCGCTGGCGCGCAAATTCCTGCTCGCCCGGCTGGTCATGGGCTGGTGGCGGGCGCGGGGCGAGGCGGCGGATCTGGGCGCCGCCGTCGCCCATGCCGGCGAACTGGCCCGCCTGATCGACGAAATGGAGACCGAGGGGGCGGATTGGGCCGCCCTCGACGGCGTGGTGCCCGATGCCCTGGCCGGCCATTGGCAGGCGACCCTGGATTTCCTGAAGATCGCGGCGCGCGACTATTGGCCCGAGATCCGCGATGCCCATGGCGCCATGGACCCGGCCAGCCGCCGCAACCAATTGCTGCTGCTCCAGGCCGAGCAATGGCGGGCCGCGCCGCCGGCGCATCCGGTCATCGTCGCCGGCTCGACCGGCTCGATCCCGGCCACCGCCCATCTGATGAGCGTGGTCGCCCGCCTGCCCCGGGGCGCCGTCATCCTGCCCGGCTTCGATGCCGCCATGAGCGACGACGATTGGCAGAAGCTGGACCCCGGCCACCCGCAATGGACCATGCGGGAAGTGCTGGAGCGGCTGCGCGCCGACCGCGCCGAGGTCGGCCTCTGGCCGGGCGGCGGCCCGGTGCCGGCGCCCGGCCCGCGCCAGGCCCTGCTGGCGGAAGCCCTGGCCCCGGCGGTCACCACCGAGCGCTGGTCGGCGACCAGCCGCGACCTCGACCTCGATGCGGCGCTGGCCGGCGTCACCCGCATCGATGCCGCCGACAGCCCGGCGGAAGCCCGCGCCATCGCCCTGCTGATGCGCGGGCAATTGGAACAGCCGGGGCAAACGGCGATGCTGGTCACCCCGGACCGCAAGCTGGCCCGCCGGGTCGCGGCCGAACTGTCGCGCTGGTCGGTGGAGGTCGACGACAGCGCTGGCACCGCGCTCGCGGCCAGCGTGCCGGGCGCCTTCCTCCGCCTGGTGCTGGCCATGGTCGCGGGCGGTTTCGCCCCCCTCGACCTGCTCGCCTGCCTGAAGCATCCGCTGGCCGCCCTCGGCCTGCCGCGCGGCGACATGCTGCGGGCGCTGCGCCGGCTGGAACGGCGGGTGTTGCGCGGTATCCGCCCGGCCCCCGGCCTCGCCAGCCTGCGCGCCATCGCCCGCGAGGAAGAGGTGCCCGCCGGCGTCCTCGACCTGATCGACCGGCTGGAGGATGCCTGCGCCGCCCTGGCCCGGGCGCTGGCCGGCGGCACGGGCGATCTGGCCGGCATGGTAACTGCCCACATCACGGCTGCGGAGCAGGTGGCGGCGACCGACGCGGCGCCCGGTGCCGAAGCGCTTTGGCGCGGCGATGCGGGCGAGGCGGCGGCGGGCCTGGTGCAGGACATGCTGGCGGCGGCCGCCACCCTCGGCCCGGTGCCGGCAAGGGATTACGCCGGCCTGTTCGAGACCCTGGCCGGCGCCGTCACCGTCCGGCCCAGCCACGGCTTGCACCCGCGCCTGCGGATCCTCGGGCCGCAGGAAGCGCGGCTGGAGGCGGCGGATCTGGTCATCCTCGGCGGCCTGAACGAAGGCGGCTGGCCGGCGGAGCCGCCGGCCGATCCCTGGGCGTCGCGGGCCATGCGCCGCGATCTCGGCCTGCCGCCGCTCGAAAAGCGCCTGGGGCAGGCGGCCCATGATTTCGCCACCCTGGCCGCGGCGCCCCGGGTGGTGCTGACCCGGGCGACCAAGGTCGATCTCTCGCCCACCGTGCCGTCGCGCTGGCTGCGCCGGCTGGAAGCCCTGGTGCCGCGCGGCCTGTGGCAGGCGGGGCCGGCGCCGGGCTGGGCGCTGTCGCTCGATCCGCCCGAGGGCGCGCCGTGGCCGGAACCGGCGCCGCGCCCCCCGGTCGAGGCCAGGCCCGTGACCTTCTCGGTTTCGGACATTGAGCTTCTGGTGCGCGATCCTTATGCGCTTTACGCCAAGCGTGTGCTGCGCCTGCGCCCGCTCGATCCGATCGATGCGCCGCCCGGCGCCGCCGATCGCGGCAATATCATCCACGATGTCCTGGACAGTTTCCTGGGCGGCGCCCTGCGCGGGCCGCTGCCACCCGATGCGGTCGAGCGGCTGGAGGCAATCGGCGAGGCCGCCTTCGCCCGCTACAGCGACCGGCCGGCGGTGCGCAGTTTCTGGTGGCCGCGTTTCCGGGCCGTGGCGCGCTGGTTCGTCGCCGTCGAGGACCAGCGCCGCCTGATGGGGATCGTGACCCTGGCGGTCGAGACCGAAGGGGCGCTGAGCATCGTCGCCGGCGGCCGCGAGCACCGCATCACCGCGCGTGCCGACCGGATCGACGGCCGGCCCGACGGCTATGCGGTCGTCATCGATTACAAGACCGGCACGCCCCCGACCAAGAGCCAGATGCAGGCCGGCTATCGCCCGCAATTGCCGCTCGAAGGGGCGATGATCGCGCGCGGCGGCTTTCCCGCGGTCGCGGCGCGGCCGGTCGGCGGTATCGAGGTCTGGCAATTGAAGGGCGGCCGGCCGCCGGGCCGGATCGCCGCCATCGCCGATGGCGATACCGACAGCCTGGTCGAACAGGCGCTCGAGGGCGTCGCCCGCCTGCTGGCCCGCTATGCCGACCGGGCCCAGCCCTATCTGGCGACGCCCAACCCGAAACAGGCGGCTTACGGCGATTACGATCATCTCGCCCGGGTCGGCGAATGGGGCCAGGGGGAGGGCGGGGCATGACGCGCCAGCAGGATGCGGCGGCCGATCCCGCCGCCTCGGTCTGGGTGTCGGCCTCGGCCGGCACCGGCAAGACCCATGTGCTGACCAACCGGGTGCTGCGCCTGCTGCTGGCCGGCGCCCTGCCGGAACGCATCCTGTGTCTCACCTATACCAAGGCGGCGGCGGCGGAAATGGCCAACCGCATCCAGGACCGGCTGGCCGCCTGGGCGGTCGAGCCGGAGGAGCGCCTGTTCGCCGCCCTGCGCCAGTTGACCGGCAACCCGCCGGGGCCGGCGCTGATGGTGCGGGCGCGCCGCCTGTTCGCCCTGGTGCTGGATGCGCCCGGCGGCCTGCGCATCCAGACCATCCATGCCTTCTGCCAATCCCTGCTCGGCCGCTTTCCGGTCGAGGTCGGCCTGCCGCCCGGCTTCATCGCGCTCGACGACCGCGCCGCCGCCCTTCTTCTGGCCGAGGCGACGGGGGAGGTGCTGCTCGCCCCCGACGACGGGCTTCGCCGCGCGGTCGGACAATTGTCGGCGCTGGCCTCCGATACGATGTTCGACGATCTGGTGCAGGCTTTCGTCGGCGGGCGCATGCGCCTGCCGGAAGACCTGGGGCCGGCCAGCCTGCCTCGTTACCTCGGCGATCTCGCCCGCCTGCTCGGCTGCGCGCCGGCGGCGGAGGGCGGGCGGACCGCCATCGTCGCCGCCTTCGCCGATGCCCGGACGGCAGCGCCGGGGCCCTTGCGCAGGGCCGCCGCCGCACTCGCCGCCGGCAGCCCGACCGACCGCAAGGCCGCCGAGGTCCTGCTCGCCTGCTGCGATGATTTCGATTACACCGCCTATGCCGGCGTTTTCCTGAAGGCGGACGGGGAGCCGCGGCAGAACCCGATCACGAAGAAGCTGGCGGCCGTCCACGCCGATGTCGCCGCCTGGATGGCCACCGAGGCGGCGGCGCTTCAGGCGCTGGAAATCGCGGCCGCGCGGGCCGAGACCCATCTCGTCTCGCGCGCGCTGCTCGTCCTCGGGGCGGCGATCCTCGAGCGTTACCACCGGGCCAAGGCGGCCAGGCGCGCCATCGACTATGACGACATGGTGCTGAAGGCCCGCGACCTGCTGACCGGCGGCACGGCGGCGGCCTGGGTGCTCTACAAGCTCGACGGCGGCCTCGACCACCTGCTGATCGACGAGGCGCAGGACACCAGCCCGGCGCAGTGGCAGCTGGTCAGCGCCCTGACCGACGAATTCTTCGCCCTGGAGGGGCAGGGCGGGCGGCATCGCACGGTCTTCGCCGTCGGCGATCTGAAACAGTCGATCTATTCCTTCCAAGGCGCCGCGCCCGAGGTTTTCGGGCGGGAGCGCCGCCGCG encodes:
- the addB gene encoding double-strand break repair protein AddB, with product MPAPFERLDPSRLPPVTGRPRLFTIPAGQSFVDTLADTLLDRAGADPLDLAATLILVPTRRAARSLREAFLRRSRGRAVLLPRLRPLGDADEEELTLAGREDTLDLPPAIEPLARKFLLARLVMGWWRARGEAADLGAAVAHAGELARLIDEMETEGADWAALDGVVPDALAGHWQATLDFLKIAARDYWPEIRDAHGAMDPASRRNQLLLLQAEQWRAAPPAHPVIVAGSTGSIPATAHLMSVVARLPRGAVILPGFDAAMSDDDWQKLDPGHPQWTMREVLERLRADRAEVGLWPGGGPVPAPGPRQALLAEALAPAVTTERWSATSRDLDLDAALAGVTRIDAADSPAEARAIALLMRGQLEQPGQTAMLVTPDRKLARRVAAELSRWSVEVDDSAGTALAASVPGAFLRLVLAMVAGGFAPLDLLACLKHPLAALGLPRGDMLRALRRLERRVLRGIRPAPGLASLRAIAREEEVPAGVLDLIDRLEDACAALARALAGGTGDLAGMVTAHITAAEQVAATDAAPGAEALWRGDAGEAAAGLVQDMLAAAATLGPVPARDYAGLFETLAGAVTVRPSHGLHPRLRILGPQEARLEAADLVILGGLNEGGWPAEPPADPWASRAMRRDLGLPPLEKRLGQAAHDFATLAAAPRVVLTRATKVDLSPTVPSRWLRRLEALVPRGLWQAGPAPGWALSLDPPEGAPWPEPAPRPPVEARPVTFSVSDIELLVRDPYALYAKRVLRLRPLDPIDAPPGAADRGNIIHDVLDSFLGGALRGPLPPDAVERLEAIGEAAFARYSDRPAVRSFWWPRFRAVARWFVAVEDQRRLMGIVTLAVETEGALSIVAGGREHRITARADRIDGRPDGYAVVIDYKTGTPPTKSQMQAGYRPQLPLEGAMIARGGFPAVAARPVGGIEVWQLKGGRPPGRIAAIADGDTDSLVEQALEGVARLLARYADRAQPYLATPNPKQAAYGDYDHLARVGEWGQGEGGA